Proteins encoded by one window of Flavobacterium sp. N502540:
- a CDS encoding aspartate kinase yields the protein MSKLKINIILFGIGNIGSTLINQIIESQEFFLKSKNIDFHFPIITNSTVAFFEKEGVGYAWETNFLELAVPFKVQDIIEFAKENEFENLIAVDATASDELIHHYNTLIENGFNIVAVNKKANTLPIDLYKEIRSNLKKYDKEFLYETSVDTGFPVLQTLRDLYYSGEKITKIRGVFSDNLSYVFNRFAAEETTFSSLLKDASLLGLMRSTFKEDLSGNDTARKLLILTREIGKDFELSDIKINSLINEEHLEQNGILNKEAIDRSFKIAKISQADDHVLRYVGEFDVLKNTLEVKLVSEPITSAIGQLKGSDTIFEIYTQSYAAVPIVIQSASACKQAISRGVITDILKVAEKIKNKEAVWL from the coding sequence ATGTCAAAGCTTAAAATAAATATCATCCTTTTTGGAATTGGAAATATAGGGAGTACTTTGATCAATCAAATTATTGAAAGTCAGGAGTTTTTTCTCAAAAGTAAGAATATCGATTTTCACTTTCCGATTATCACCAATTCAACTGTTGCTTTTTTCGAGAAAGAAGGCGTAGGATATGCTTGGGAAACCAATTTTCTGGAATTGGCCGTTCCTTTTAAGGTGCAGGATATTATTGAATTTGCCAAAGAAAATGAATTTGAAAATTTAATCGCTGTAGATGCCACTGCGAGCGATGAATTAATACATCACTACAACACATTAATCGAAAACGGGTTTAATATTGTAGCGGTAAATAAAAAAGCCAACACGTTACCGATTGATTTGTACAAAGAGATCAGGTCAAACCTTAAAAAGTACGACAAAGAGTTTTTGTATGAAACCTCAGTAGACACCGGATTCCCGGTTTTACAAACTTTGAGAGACTTGTATTATTCAGGCGAAAAAATCACAAAGATTCGTGGTGTTTTTTCAGATAATCTGAGTTATGTTTTTAATCGCTTTGCTGCCGAAGAAACAACCTTCTCTTCTTTATTAAAAGATGCAAGTTTACTCGGTTTAATGCGTTCCACCTTTAAAGAGGATTTATCCGGAAATGATACAGCCCGAAAATTACTGATTCTCACGAGAGAAATTGGAAAAGATTTTGAGCTGTCAGATATAAAAATTAATTCCCTTATCAATGAAGAGCATCTGGAACAAAACGGCATTCTGAATAAAGAAGCAATTGATCGATCGTTTAAGATCGCTAAAATTAGTCAGGCGGATGATCATGTACTGCGATACGTGGGCGAATTTGATGTTCTAAAAAATACATTAGAGGTCAAACTGGTTTCAGAACCTATTACTTCAGCAATAGGTCAGTTGAAAGGATCAGATACCATTTTCGAAATTTATACACAATCGTATGCAGCTGTTCCAATTGTGATTCAAAGTGCTTCGGCCTGTAAGCAAGCCATTTCAAGGGGTGTAATTACAGATATTTTAAAAGTAGCCGAAAAGATCAAAAATAAAGAAGCAGTCTGGTTGTAA
- a CDS encoding alpha/beta fold hydrolase: MENIPSPIIIQEFITESGVSYSSLPLSFTLSGLPLYSAPIVLVNHALTGNAEVTGANGWWNDLIGEEKTIDTHKFTVLAFNVPGNGNDSFIIENYQDFTTRDIARIFIKGLELLNISQLHTIIGGSVGGGIAWEILALEPNITQNLIPIATDWKSTDWMIANCYLQEQILNNSSKPIEDARIHAMLCYRSPESFKEKFQRTINANRPVFNIESWLAHHGEKLQKRYQLASYKLMNQLLKTIDITRNREDFETLLSKTDAAIHIIGINSDLFFIPKENRETYQELKKFKDNVFYSEIDSVHGHDAFLIEYKQLDHLLADIFKAETIEK, translated from the coding sequence TTGGAAAATATACCAAGTCCCATTATAATTCAGGAATTCATCACCGAAAGTGGTGTGTCCTACTCATCATTACCCTTAAGTTTTACACTTTCCGGTTTACCATTGTATAGTGCGCCTATTGTTCTCGTTAATCATGCTTTGACAGGGAATGCAGAGGTCACCGGAGCAAACGGCTGGTGGAATGACCTTATTGGGGAAGAGAAAACAATCGATACTCATAAATTTACTGTACTGGCTTTTAATGTGCCGGGAAATGGGAATGATTCCTTTATCATCGAAAATTACCAGGATTTCACTACCAGAGATATTGCCCGTATTTTTATAAAAGGTTTAGAACTTCTAAATATTAGCCAACTTCACACCATTATTGGTGGTTCTGTTGGAGGAGGCATCGCATGGGAAATCCTTGCATTAGAACCTAATATTACTCAAAACCTAATTCCTATCGCAACGGATTGGAAGTCGACCGACTGGATGATCGCCAATTGCTATTTACAAGAGCAAATTTTGAACAATTCTTCAAAACCTATCGAAGATGCCAGAATTCATGCTATGTTGTGTTACAGGTCTCCGGAATCATTCAAAGAGAAATTTCAACGTACCATTAATGCCAATCGTCCTGTTTTTAATATCGAAAGCTGGCTGGCACATCACGGCGAAAAACTGCAAAAAAGATACCAATTGGCTTCTTATAAACTCATGAACCAATTGCTAAAAACCATAGACATCACCAGAAACAGAGAAGATTTCGAGACTTTGTTATCTAAAACAGACGCCGCGATTCACATTATCGGAATCAATTCGGATTTGTTTTTTATACCCAAAGAAAATCGGGAGACTTATCAGGAATTAAAAAAGTTCAAAGACAATGTTTTTTACAGCGAAATAGATTCTGTTCACGGACATGACGCTTTTTTAATCGAGTACAAACAATTAGATCATTTACTTGCCGATATTTTTAAGGCAGAAACAATAGAAAAATAA
- the thrA gene encoding bifunctional aspartate kinase/homoserine dehydrogenase I: protein MKILKFGGKSLSNGEGLNKVVSIITDKVQQNEKIAVVVSARGNATDELEYILKIAAKNGDYKPLFENFKAYQVSDYPQVDLSEEFNVLEKLFEGVSLIGDYSNKIKDQILSKGELLSAKLLTAILIGKGVPANFVDSRELLKTDSKFGDAQPLEQLSKKNVINYFKEHNGSTVNIVTGFIGSNNNNDTTTLGRNGSNYTASLIANYLNAEELQNFTHVDGIYTANPDLVADAKKIEFLSFNEANELANFGATILHAKTIIPLLEKNIPLRILNTFNHENRGTLITSDSAKEGIKTLSVLENVSLVNLEGRGLLGKAGVDARIFKVMGDHNISVSIISQGSSERGIGLVVATDKATLAMVELEKEFENDFYSKDVNQITVTDNVSVISIIGQDLSTFHKPYTALIKNKIVPILFNNTVTGKNVSLVVKKSELHKALNVIHGEIFGVSKKINIAIIGHGLVGGTLINQILESTDAIEKRKDVRLNVFAIANSKKVLLDKNGVSSNWKTDIEKEGLAYTIQDIIAYANQHHLENLIAIDNTASAKFVENYIPLVESSFDLISSNKVANTLSYGFYKELRKSLAENQKNYLYETNVGAGLPLIDTIKLLHLSGENITKIKGVFSGTLSYLFNNFSAKDVPFSEILQEAIDNGYTEPDPREDLCGNDVGRKLLILARELDLQNEFEEISIQNLIPEHLREGNVGDFLTKLKEFDPIYEKIKADQKPNHVLRYIGELSGDLQNDKGILEVKLVSVPSDTALGGLKGSDSFFEIYTESYGDRPIVIQGAGAGSAVTARGVFGDILRLSDKG from the coding sequence ATGAAAATATTAAAATTTGGCGGTAAATCGTTATCAAACGGAGAAGGACTTAATAAAGTAGTTTCAATTATTACGGATAAAGTACAGCAGAATGAAAAAATAGCTGTTGTGGTTTCGGCCCGCGGAAATGCAACAGACGAGTTAGAGTACATTTTAAAAATTGCTGCGAAAAATGGGGATTATAAACCATTATTTGAAAATTTTAAAGCGTATCAGGTTTCAGATTATCCTCAGGTTGATTTATCTGAAGAATTTAATGTGCTCGAGAAACTTTTTGAAGGAGTAAGTCTGATTGGTGATTACAGCAATAAAATTAAAGATCAGATTTTATCAAAAGGAGAATTACTTTCGGCTAAATTGCTGACAGCTATTCTAATCGGAAAAGGAGTTCCGGCAAATTTTGTCGATTCAAGAGAATTGTTGAAAACCGATTCTAAATTTGGTGATGCACAGCCTTTGGAACAGCTTTCTAAGAAAAATGTGATCAATTATTTTAAAGAACACAACGGTTCAACAGTTAACATCGTAACTGGTTTTATTGGATCTAACAATAACAACGATACAACCACTTTAGGAAGAAACGGAAGTAACTATACCGCGTCGCTAATTGCAAACTACCTGAATGCCGAAGAATTGCAGAATTTTACGCATGTTGACGGAATTTACACCGCAAACCCTGATTTGGTTGCCGATGCTAAAAAGATAGAATTCCTGTCGTTTAATGAGGCGAACGAATTAGCCAATTTTGGCGCTACCATTTTGCATGCTAAGACTATTATTCCATTATTGGAAAAAAATATCCCGCTTCGTATTTTAAATACTTTTAATCATGAAAATCGCGGGACTTTAATTACCTCTGATTCAGCTAAAGAAGGAATAAAAACACTTTCTGTTTTAGAGAATGTGTCTTTGGTGAATCTGGAAGGCCGCGGATTACTTGGGAAAGCAGGTGTAGATGCCCGAATTTTTAAAGTAATGGGCGATCACAACATCAGTGTGAGTATTATTTCGCAAGGTTCTTCAGAGCGAGGTATTGGTCTTGTGGTGGCGACCGACAAGGCTACATTGGCAATGGTTGAATTAGAAAAAGAGTTCGAAAATGACTTCTATTCTAAAGATGTAAATCAAATTACGGTAACCGATAATGTTTCGGTAATTTCGATTATCGGTCAGGATTTGAGTACTTTTCATAAACCATACACGGCATTAATTAAAAATAAAATTGTTCCAATTTTGTTCAATAACACCGTTACGGGTAAAAACGTGAGTTTGGTTGTTAAAAAATCTGAACTACATAAAGCCTTGAACGTAATTCACGGAGAGATTTTTGGAGTTTCCAAAAAAATCAATATTGCGATTATTGGTCACGGATTAGTGGGAGGAACTTTAATCAATCAGATTTTAGAATCGACTGACGCTATCGAGAAAAGAAAAGATGTGAGACTGAATGTTTTTGCAATTGCCAATTCTAAAAAAGTACTTTTAGATAAAAACGGAGTAAGTTCGAACTGGAAAACAGACATTGAAAAGGAAGGACTTGCCTATACCATTCAGGATATTATTGCTTATGCGAATCAGCATCATTTAGAAAACCTGATTGCGATTGATAACACCGCCAGTGCAAAATTTGTTGAGAATTATATTCCGCTGGTGGAGAGCAGTTTTGATTTAATCTCTTCTAACAAAGTAGCCAATACACTCAGTTACGGCTTTTACAAAGAATTGAGAAAATCTTTAGCCGAAAATCAGAAGAATTATTTATACGAAACCAATGTTGGTGCCGGATTGCCATTAATTGATACGATTAAATTATTACACCTTTCAGGAGAAAACATCACAAAGATAAAAGGGGTATTCTCCGGAACACTAAGTTATTTATTCAATAATTTTTCGGCAAAAGATGTTCCGTTTAGTGAGATTTTGCAGGAAGCAATTGATAACGGATACACAGAACCGGATCCTCGTGAGGATTTATGCGGAAATGATGTGGGAAGAAAATTATTGATTCTGGCAAGAGAATTAGACTTGCAGAATGAATTTGAAGAAATCTCGATTCAGAATTTAATTCCGGAACATTTGCGTGAAGGCAACGTTGGAGATTTCTTAACGAAATTGAAAGAGTTCGATCCAATTTATGAAAAAATCAAAGCCGATCAAAAGCCAAATCACGTATTGAGATACATTGGTGAATTGTCAGGAGATTTACAAAACGATAAAGGGATTTTGGAAGTAAAGCTAGTTTCCGTGCCTTCTGACACCGCTTTGGGCGGATTAAAAGGATCTGATTCTTTCTTCGAAATTTATACCGAATCTTACGGAGACCGTCCAATCGTAATCCAGGGAGCTGGTGCAGGCTCTGCGGTAACAGCGAGAGGAGTGTTTGGTGATATTTTGAGATTATCAGATAAAGGGTAA